The Flavobacterium psychrotrophum region GGTTTTGTCGATATATTGGGCTGGCTTACACCGTTTATTATAGCCTTTGTTGCCTATACGTTCCTGGCCCTTGAAGCCATAGCCGATGAGTTGGAAGACCCGTTTGGTACGCAACCCAATGATCTTGCACTGGATACAATGGCGAAAACTATAGAGGATACCCTGTTGGAACTTGATGGGAGAGTGGTACCGGAGCGGGGAGTTCCCAATAATTATTATGTAACGTAATGAAGTAGAAAATCATTAACTTTGTAGTATACCGAATAAAAAAGATATTGCACGATGAAAAAGGTGGTATTCCGTAAAGACACAGCACAGACAAAATCATTGCAGGCGGCAGGTACTGTTGCCTCCGCTACTGCTGTGCGCCATGCCAAGGCACTTGATCTTGACATTACCTATATTGAAAATGGTAATGTTATTGTAGAGGAACCTAACGGCCACACCACGGTGGTCAAGAAATTAGAAAAGGTTACAGCTCCTATTGTACTAACCAAAGGAATGGTATTGCATGCCAAATAAAAAGATACGGGTTTTTGCCGGACCAAACGGTTCCGGTAAAAGTTCCCTTTTTCAGGAGTTTTCAAGAAACTACAATACCGGTCCATTCATCAATGCGGATGAAATTGAAAGCCGGCTGGTGGGTAAAGGACTTATCGACCTTAAAGAGCTCGGACTGAAAGCTACGCAGCAAGACCTTGATGAATTTTCTCATCTTCCTTCTTCCAAGTCGCTGTTGCAAAAGGCAGGGGAGGCCAATCATCCTATTGATATTATTGTCAGTGAGAACTGTATTGTTGACCGTTCCAAAGAAAGCCACAGCTATGAGGCTTCTTATACGGCTGCCTTTATACGGCATTTATTAATCAGGGAAGGCAAATCTTTCAGTTTTGAAACGGTAATGAGCCACGCATCTAAAGTCGAAGAAGTAAAGGAATTGCTTGGGCTGGGTTATCACGCCTACCTTTATTTTGTTTGTATTGATGACCCAGAGGTAAACGTATCACGCGTAGATACGAGGGTTAAAAAAGGAGGTCATCCAGTGTCCGAAAATAAGATCAGGGAACGCTATGTACGCACTCTTGGGCTTTTGCATGAAATTTTACCATTATGTTACAGGGCTTATCTATTTGATAATTCCGGGAAGAAGCAGGTCATGATTGCAGAATTGTATGATGGCGCATTAGAGCTTAAGACAGATAAGGTTCCCAAATGGTTTATTGATTATGTACTTCCTTATTATTCTTAATTAAAAGTTTTTACGTTGAAACTCCACGATTGCGAACAAGAAATTAAAGAGCGTCAGTATTTAGTTGGCATGGAACTCGAACATGAGTCCGGTAGCCATAAGATAAAAGTTGATTCTTTAGATCCTTTTGAGATTACCGGTACCGGGTTGTATTACATCCGTTGCCGTTATTATAAACAGAATGAGGATGGTGTCTACGGGACAACGCTGTTGGCCAATAAGCTTAACGACCTGCTTATCTATTATATGGCCTATTAAGATGGTTCGGCGTTGTCGTCTAATTCTTTTCTTAGCTTTTCTATAAATACCCTGGGAGACATTTCCGTGTACACTTTAAAAGCCGCTACAAAACGTTGTGTGCTGGTAAAACCCACTTCGGCCGCAAGGGCATCATCCGTAAATATCCGCAGCAATCGGTTCGTTTTAAGTGCGTTTATGATGTATTGTATTTTCAGGCTGTTGACATAATTGTTATAGGATTGTTTTTTATGAAATGAGATAATCTCAGAGGTATAACGGTTGTTGGCTCCCACATACTCGGCGAGTGCTGTAAGGCTGGTGTTACTTTTTAAATACTCCTTATTGGCTTCCCATTTTTTAAGAGCCTGTAACACTTTTTGTACGGTATCTTCCGGAATTGCCAGCTCTTTAGGGATACTTTTATCAGGTTTCATTGAAAGCCTTTGATTTTCCTGCATCAGTTCCTTAAATATTTTTTCCTGCCTTTTGCGGTTGGTTTTCCATTTATAGGATATGAAAAGCGTTATTGCCAGTAATGATATCGAACTTATGATTAATAAGTTATTATTGCTCTTTTGCCTGTATAACGCCTTTTCCATTTTTTGTTTTTCAAGAAGTAATTCCCGATCATCGTAATTTTTATGGATGCTGTCAAAAAGATGGTCATGCGTTAAGCGTAGTATACTGTCCGCCTTTAGTAAACGATCTACATATTTTAGTACTTCACCCTGGTTATTATTATCCTTATAATAGTCGATTAACAACTCATAGTTTTCCCTGAGATCCGGGCGTATGTATTCGCTACGGATAAATTCATCATCGACTTTTTTAAGATACGGTATACTTTCC contains the following coding sequences:
- a CDS encoding AraC family transcriptional regulator, producing the protein MYLKAFLDKAKAGTDFELLLQGYKNYADNSEGTVKIIYTDSMVKAALKSNDDKLIGSAYLSRGIVFYGMKKHQEALENYITARTYLERADDPYLSHKFKYNIAQEKYYLGQNQETIVLLTQCLTYFKNENTRAYLNTIHSLGLVYNKSGDYGNAARMVSLGIGEAKRLNNHSMDCYFLHLDGLNEYFISNYASAIAKLKQSIAPLTNLNDYANLAVANFYIGKSYWVQKNFQESIPYLKKVDDEFIRSEYIRPDLRENYELLIDYYKDNNNQGEVLKYVDRLLKADSILRLTHDHLFDSIHKNYDDRELLLEKQKMEKALYRQKSNNNLLIISSISLLAITLFISYKWKTNRKRQEKIFKELMQENQRLSMKPDKSIPKELAIPEDTVQKVLQALKKWEANKEYLKSNTSLTALAEYVGANNRYTSEIISFHKKQSYNNYVNSLKIQYIINALKTNRLLRIFTDDALAAEVGFTSTQRFVAAFKVYTEMSPRVFIEKLRKELDDNAEPS